Below is a window of Candidatus Neomarinimicrobiota bacterium DNA.
GGTGGAAGCTGTAAGGCAAATGTTGGAGGGAGGTTATGTTCCTGATGCCCATGACTATTTTGATATTGGTGATGAAGTTGAAATCGGTGGCGGTCCCTTAGTGGGCGTGCGAGGTATTCTTTCAAGGAAAGCAGGGGAGACCCGCTTTGTAATCCGCGTGGACGGTATTCAGCAAGCCATTTCAGTCCACATCGATGCCGATATGCTTAAGCCTGTCAAACCGTTTTGAGTCTCAAACTGTTTAATACACTTTCCGGGGAGCTTGAAACTTTCAAGCCACTGGATGGCGAGACTGTCCGGATGTACTCGTGCGGACCGACCGTTTACGATGTTCCTCACATCGGTAATTTCCGCGCCTTCCTCTTTTTCGATCTTGTGAAACGGTATCTCCGTTTCCTCGGTTACGATGTTAATCATGTTATGAACATTACAGATGTAGATGACAAGATTATCGCAAAGTGCGGTGAGAAAAGGAAATCTTTATTAGAACTGACGGCTAAGTACCGTACAGCTTTCGAAAAAGACGCCGAATCTCTTCATATAGATCTACCTGAGGTGCTGCCTGCGGCCACCGATCACATTGGTGACATGATTGATCTCATCAAAAAGCTTATAGACAAAGATTACGCTTACGTTGTAGATGGCGGGTCTGTCTTTTTTAAGATTGGCTCGTTTCCGGATTATGGCAGGCTTTCCCGTATTGACATTACGCAACTTTCCAGCACGGATCGGGTGGCTGAAGATGAATACGGTAAGGAAAATCCTCAGGACTTCGCCCTTTGGAAGGCGTGGAAAGAGGAGGACGGTGAGATCGTGTGGGATTCGCCTTGGGGGCGAGGCAGGCCCGGGTGGCATATAGAATGTTCCGCTATGTCCATGAAATATCTTGGTGAAGAATTCGATATTCATTGTGGTGGTGTTGATCTGATTTTCCCTCACCATGAGAATGAAATTGCCCAGAGTGTCTGTGCTACCGACCAATTGTTTGTCAACTTTTGGTTGCACTGTGAACACCTGCTGGTGAATGGAGCCAAAATGAGCAAATCGCTTCAGAATTTCTATACCATCACTGATTTGATAAACAGGGGATACACCGCTTCGGCCATTCGTTATCTGCTCACCTCATCACACTACAGACATAAGGTGGATCTAACAGAAGAACATATTCTGGCTGCAAATCAGGCTGTTAACCGGTTTCAGGATTTCAGACGCAGGCTGGAAAAG
It encodes the following:
- a CDS encoding cysteine--tRNA ligase; translation: MSLKLFNTLSGELETFKPLDGETVRMYSCGPTVYDVPHIGNFRAFLFFDLVKRYLRFLGYDVNHVMNITDVDDKIIAKCGEKRKSLLELTAKYRTAFEKDAESLHIDLPEVLPAATDHIGDMIDLIKKLIDKDYAYVVDGGSVFFKIGSFPDYGRLSRIDITQLSSTDRVAEDEYGKENPQDFALWKAWKEEDGEIVWDSPWGRGRPGWHIECSAMSMKYLGEEFDIHCGGVDLIFPHHENEIAQSVCATDQLFVNFWLHCEHLLVNGAKMSKSLQNFYTITDLINRGYTASAIRYLLTSSHYRHKVDLTEEHILAANQAVNRFQDFRRRLEKLATSSSGNESDLPMLVLDEFRKAMNNDLNIAKAMGKVFDWIREVNRKIDSNDLTAEEADRSLEVLNKIDDVIA